GCAGTTGTTGTAAGCTTTGTGAAACTAAATAAaggaaatctcatttaaaatagaGTCAGTGGGGTGCCTTGGTTAAGAGACTGACTGGgttcctgctcaggtcatgatttcatgggttaCAGGTCCAGCcccgcagcagggagtctgcttgagagtctctccttctgcccttccccccatgtgtcctctcccctccaccccactctctgtaaaataaagaaatcttaaaaaaaaaaaaaaaagggggagtcaggaggccagaagggaAAGATCTTTTATGCCCTGTCCCTGGTTGTCAATTGCAGACCTCAACAGGAAGAACATATCTTGCATTCCCAATTGAGAGAAGCCTGTACTTTACTACCCCTGTAGGAGGAAGaaagattttctccttgcctggcaacagcccagccaagaAGAGACAGCCACAACttgccaatgaaaagccactacaCTTTGAACTCCCCGTAATTCCAATGtactttttgtttataatagcccCTCCCAACCCCTCTTTCCTCTATAAGTGTTTCTTGCCTTTGTTCTCCCAACTTGCCTATAATTTTGCCGTAGCATGCAGATCTTGAATTGCAATTCtccaaaaaatcattttgttgttaacagtttctacatcatttattaaagaaaggATGGAAATATCTGTAAAAGGCTCCTAAATATTAGGAATAAGGCTGGAAGCACATACGTTTGCCCTTGAGAAATAGATAGGAGAACAGAATTCAATACTCATAAACAGAAACAGGGAATAGGGAAAAGGACCATGGTTTGTCCAGACAAATCTTGATTGTGATGAGATTTGCCttgtataaagaaaaaagtctaaatcgggcttataataataataaaaagaaaaaagagatagatGAGGACCCTtgtagaaaaaaagtaaaaggaacatCTTCATACGACTCAAAGGAGTAGGCATATTCCTGGAAATAATCTAATACACGAtccaaaaaaaatattcaagaaaaagtCAACCattctaaataattattaattattgagTAGTTACTATGTATCAGCACATTGCTATTCATTATTGAGAAGTTACTATGTATCAGagctattataaatacataacatatattagctcatttaaacttcacaatGATCCCATGAGCTATTATTATCCTGTTTTTAGAAAtgaggacttgcccaaggtcataaggTATTAAGAATTCAAAAAGGGGCACCTGtatggatcaggtcatgatctcagggtcctgggattgagccccgctttaGGCtccttcccactcagcagggagtctgcttgtccctctgcccctccccatgtttgtgcttgctctcaaataaatgcaatcttaaaaaaaaaaaaaaagaattcaaaaagaCATGGGAATTATGAGCAGGTgtagaaattcattcattcattcaatattttatgGTTACTTACAAAGGGCAGGTACTATTCTAGGCACTTGGGCTATATTAGTGGAGAGGAAAGAATCTTGCCTTCAAGGAACTTGCATTCATTCTAGCAAGGTGTTTATAGTGTTTGAGAAGGTGGTGAGTTCTGCAGGGGAGAAAGAAATCAGAGCAAGATATTGAAGTTGGAAAGTACATGATTGGGGGGTGGTAATTAAAGAATACAGCtgaatttaagatatttttagcGTGTTTCAGAACCCTAGCTTGTAAAAGGATAATTTAATCCAGTCACATATGTTTTGTGAATTGATACATTTAGTCTTCCTCCTGTATTGTATGCTTcctgttttttaatgttttcttgatGCCTCCTTCCCTTACTTTTTGTTACCTAGTCCATTTTATTGTTACTTCTCTGTAtagtgttttgaaaaatattattctacTGATGGCTACATTTCAATTATGTATATTCCACATTTCTTTACCAATCTCAAGCAGAGAAAATAAGTTCCATAAGGCAGTCTCTTTTACATGTCTTCTTCTGTATTCTATCTCTGTACTTAACACAATGGTAGTATTAAAATGTATCTGTTTTACGAGTGAATAAATTATTAGGTATTAACTACATGTCATAATTCTGCTCTGGGGCCAAAGATAGACTCTGGggaacaaaataaaagttataaagtGAATGCAgagaaaagtaggaaagaatTCTTCAGAGAGTGCCTCTATCCCAATCCTGACACTAATTTTGTGTTCTTAAAAACTTACCCATCCTCTTTGCACCTCTATTTTTCACTTGAAAAAATAAGGGAAGTGGATTAGAACAGTGGTTTGTTACCTTTTTATGAGTCACAGATCCTTTTGAGAAACCTATAAAGGGTATCACTCTTCTCCATAAAAGCTTCATACACATACATATCATGAAATATAATAAGTTGACATGTTTAATGAATCATGAAAAGCTTTTAATGTATACATTgtaatataatatgaaaatatcaatgaaatattttgtaacaTTTAAAGGCAATTAGATAattcacacacaacacacacacacacacacacacacacacaaaaccctctGCGTACTTCATAATGAATAAAGCTCAAAACTCTCAACCCAGGAGAAAGCATTTAACCAAAGTAAGAGACAAAAGATTTATAGATCTTGTGAAATGTTCTGAAATATTAAAGTCCAGTGTCTTCTTTTAAGTTCTCATAACATTTACTTCAGATAGGGATGAAGTTGTTTAAGCTTAGCTTTTCTTGACAAACCAATTCTGATTGGTCGACTGCATGTCTTAAGAGGTAGTACTCTTGAAATTCCATGTGAAAAATTACTACCTAAAATATAAGACAATAAAAGTGcatgaggaaataaaaatcacttgtaGCTTCTAAGCTTAAAAAGTTTTACTTACTTCTCATCATCATCTAGCAACATTTACTGAGTCACTGAGCTAAGTGCTTTAAATACATTAGTTTACTTTTcctatctccatttttaaaatgtgaaaacctCAGCATAAAcaaagttaagtaactttcccacaTAAAATAGCAACCAAATAAAATCGGCATTCCAGTCAGGCAGTTtgacttaacaacaacaacaaaagtctgCAGTTAACTTGGTGTTGTGGCTTTAAAAACCAAGTCATTTTTCTATTAGAAGCTAAACAGTAGGCTATACTGTTAGTGATTTCATTTGGCTTCTAATAGAgattattatcaacaatagtgCACAAATGCATTTCATCTATTATGTATTAATGGAGGGCtctgattttgaaattttaatttaacatcATACTATCATATTCAAAAAAGTTCAAAACACTTCATGGACAACAATCAGTTGACCAGACAGGTAGGATCAACTATTCTTGataatgaaatacaaaaatatccctAATTTTcagagcactttaaaaaaaaaaatagtgaagtaCATCTGTAAAGCTAAAAATGTATCGAGCTTTAAGCCAGCTTTAATGAATTAGTATGATCTTAATATAATAGCACATTTTACTAAAAATGGTGTAATCAACCTAATAATAATTCTGGCAAAAGATAAACAGCATGATTTCTACTAAGCTGAACCGAACAGAACCTGTGTGTCTACCTATGtaaacattaatgaaataaaatacaaagtttaaCTATAGGTAAATAGGGAGAAAACAACTTACCACAAAAATAGCTATAAATCAGCTTATGATACTTTGTTCAACATTAAAagtataaagttaattataaaaataagagaaaaaagcatACTACtagttttttcaatttttaaagaatagggGATtgtccaaataaaacaaaattgttgGATCATTTCTGATACACTAGATTTGTTTATAAATTAGATAATTTCAGCAATTTATGCTAAGTGGACTTCTTCATTATGAGATTATTATTTCAGAACAAAGCCATGATTAGTCTATTTGATTACTTTTTCAAAGAATAGCTTTCCTCTTTCATGGTCTAATATGACAGATACTTCTGGGAGTTTTGCAATGGGTAGGAAATCACCAAACCAATTTGTGTCAACAGCAGGCCCTTTGCAAAGCATATGTCCTTAAACAGTCATCAAGTTGTGGCTATAAGGATACGCTTGTCTCCTTGGATTTCCTACCTTTTATAAATAAGTTGTGATCCCTTTTATTATTACTGTACACCAGATTAATTTATTGCTTTGTACTACTTAACAATTGCAAACATTCAAGCATACTAccagaaattattcattttaaaaatcagtgtcgggcgcctgggtggctcagttggttaagcgactgccttcggctcaggtcatgatcctggagtcctgggatcgagtcccacatcaggctccctgctcggcagggagtctgcttctccctctgaccctcccccctctcatgctctctctatctcattctctctcaaatgaataaataaaatctttaaaaaaaaaatcagtgtcaattaattgaacttaaatacattaaaaaaatcagtatttaaaaaagCCATAAAATGTATTAGTAATCTTTTAGAAATAATACTAACTCAAATGTTTTCTAAATCCTTGCAAGTCAAAATACAGTCCAGAGGCTAGCAGCATCTACACTTGCCAGGAGCTTGTTGGGAGTCAGAGTCTTAGGGCCTACCACACGAAAGAATCAGAATCACTGAACAGGACACCCAGGTGATTCGTATGCACATTAAAGTTAGGGAAGTTTTGGTGCTAAATGATATACAAAGCACCTGGTGCACTGACTGGCTGGCATATTTcacatattcaaaataatttcaaactacTTGCATTTTCTACaccacagagaagggagagagagtcagGATGCACTGGAGACATTACTGGTAGAAGTTTAACTGGAGGCAGCATGATGACAACTGGATAGGCACCAAAAACATTTCAGCTTCAGGATGGAGCCAGCCATTTCCCAATGCCTTTAAAATCACGCTGCATAAGCAGTCACCCCCTCTACGGGGCAGAATTAGTCCACGTTTATAGCCCCGCTTTCCGCCATTTCCCAACTTTTTCCTTACACTATGGATTTTAACAAGTCTCAGAAAAATTACTCCATTTTTATGGACTTTGAATGTAAATCCAAGATGACTGTCTTAACATAGTACTAAATAATTTTGGCTGtccatattatttttcatatttcatgaccttatttttcatatttcgtGACGAGGCTCTTTCCTTGTGAAGGCACGATAGAGTATTATGGGTTCAGATATTCCTAACAAATGTCACATTTCTTTTCCAGTTTGTGCACATACTTCAATTTTCCTCATATATCCATCGCATTATTACAGTTATGACCATGATGACAAGGTGAGTATGAGCTCCCTAGTCTTCCTCCTTTCTATCTCAAAATACATTCCTAAACCCAATCTCTTCCTTCGTTTGTCCTAGAAGAAGCAACCTGTATCCTTTCCAACCTAGTTCTACCACTCTGCTTTGAGTCTCGTAGGGTATCGTTCTCTCAATCATTCCCTTTATTCAGGGGAGAAGAGACTACCTAGGGGCTTTTGACCTTCCAAGGAATGGGATTAATTTTTAAGGTTATCTCACTGTAAactaagaaaagagaaacagatacAGTCCTGAAGTGACTGAATAAAGGTATTGGTGATAGCGTCCTACTGATGATGAGAGGCCGGGAAAAGTATTTTGAGAAATGTTGCATGACTGAAGATGTTTTGGTAAATATATTTCACCTACATCATTACTCTTTCTAGATCTAGTCTGTGGTGTAATACCAGCAATTTCTGACCACATGAAAACTTAGTCATTTAGAAAACAGTTTCCTAATTTTAACCCTACCCCTACCTCACTCCCATTGGTATTACAGGTTAAAATGGATATTAGACTTAGTGTGTTTTATTCAGGTGTCACAGACCTTTTAGGCAAAGGATGAAGTTAGTTGTTCAACttctctttagttttattttttagtacaaATCAAAAGTTTAAATGTCATAGTCGTAGATCATGTTAATATATCTAagtgataataatttttttaattactaaataaaatatcCGTATAGAGAGCCCCATAATAAAGAATAGAGAACATAGATAATAAATACGTAATTGGGGATAACATCTCCTCAATGAAAATCCGACTTAGATAAATGCCTTTTTTGGTTTTGCCAATTAATGTTACACACATTACATGTATTTAttagaccaaaaacaaaacaaaacaaaaaaaaacctgtcttcATCACATAGTTATTGCAATGCATCACTGTAAATACTGAAACACAGTTTTGTAGAGCACATTTCCCAGTAACGTTCtaaatggcattttaatttttagctgATTTTTAACTATTGGAATTTGCATCAGTAAGCTATTGATGGTTACAAAAGTGATAAATCTTTGTATTTATCTGCTAACAACCTGAGGATATTCTCCTCGtgctaaaaatacaaaatgcaataATCATCTTAGAAGTTATTctagaaaataaccaaaaatctTACCTCCCTTcagtaaataattaaatttttcctCAAGTTCatcagagaaagaagcaggcctTTTAGATGAAGGTTTTTTACAGTCTGCGAATAAAAATCAATATGTTACAGCAAAAAGTAACTTTTACATAAAATGTTAATACTATAAACAAATTACTTTCTCGAAAATATTTCCTCCTGTTGGcttctaatatttaaataaatgaagcaggACTCATCAAggctccttttaaaaatttcatcactTTGTGACCTTCAACCTCAGGATATTATTTAATGTTTGAACAGCCTTTCATGGGAAAATAATGTGCATCAGTAAATATTGTCTTACTCTttacctctctctccttttttcaaaaaattatatatttggcCTACACAGAAAAaagcagcaattttttttttaatcatgagaaaaaggCGTTTTAAAACTAATTTCATACCTTCCTTGGAAGTAGAATAAAATTCTTCTTCCAGGGTTCTTAGACAGCCATATTCATTTGGAACTTCCTGTTCTCCATGATCGGGTACTGCTTTCCATTCAAATAAACTCTGGTGTCTTTTAGGCATATTAGGACATGTTATAGCATCACAGAGCAAAGAAGACTCACATATTTTGTTGACTGTAACCatttccacatctttttttatctcCGTTTTTACCTCCTCAATATCACTATTTTCTCTAAAGTAATTTTCTTGCCCATTGTTTGTTTCCACAGCGCTTAGAATTTTGCTTTCCTTAGTGATTTCATGAAACATACGAAGTTCTTCAAGTACTAAATCAAATTTACTCTTCATCTCAAAATCGTTCACTGTTGTCTGAGCTTGTGTTGATAAACATTCAGCAGTTAAGTCCTGAAAACATTCATTGTTCCCTAGACTCAAATCAGTTTCAAACTGATGATTAACACATTCTGTAGAATCATTCTTTGGATGAAAATACTTTGAATTAGCCAACTCACTGTCTTGCAAAACACTCTCATATTCATTTCTGTCAGCTACATTATTTtgattaacatatttaatttcttCCACATTTACTTTTTTACTCATTAATGAAACTGGTTGCATAGAAAACATGCCATCcattgaataaaaattatttttctcttccttttctatctTAATATCTTTGTTAACTTGGCAACTGTTTGTTAAACTTTGTACTGTGACTTCTACTGCCGCCTTCAAAATTGAGTcgtgtttttttcctttgacttcATTTAGCAGACTCCCAACATTTAACACTTCAGTTAGAGTTCTAGGATTGGTTTGTTCACTATGTTTTAAGTTGTGGTTTGTTGGTATGGCCTGTTGCCTAATATTGAAGAAATCTTCAAATACGCACTTAAAATTAAAGCTACTGATCTTAGTATGCTCCTGTTTTCTTTCAGTATCTAAATCTTGGttgtacatatttatttcataaaatttttcattaatgtaTCTATGGTTGTTCTGTATAAATGGAGAACCAGATTTAACATGTGTTTTAACGGCGTTAGGACTACAGTGAGCCCaattttcctcatttatgaatTGTCCAGGACAACTCTTATTCTTGTAAATTTCTTTTGTCAAAGAAATTTCATCCACATCATCAAAATCCAttaaaagaggaatttttttgtatgtttcaaAAATTGGAAACTGTTTGTTCTTAGTTGTCAGACGGAAGGAATTGATGGTTTTTTTCTTAGCCTTTTCAAAAACTTGATCAgttttaaataactttcttttttctaacataGGTTTCATATCTTCTAGTAGTCTTGAAAAAGTTAAAATCCTTACGAGCTTTACAGTATGATTTTCCtctataatattttttgaataatgcAAATGCGCAATCCATTTGACAATGCATCTCTCCTCTAATTTAGAATCATTTTCAACGCTTGTTAAAGAGTCAAACTTACTGAGCAAAGAAGCTATGTTGTTTTTCAATACGCTATTTAGAGGTTCCGAAACACTGCTTTGTAAATATATGCTTAACATAGTCTTTCTATTGACATTCATATTCTTAATTATTAGATTTTGAATATCAATTTGCTTTTTATCCTTGAAAATTTCACACCAGGTTAAAATATTATCatctttttgattttctgaagtattttcatgaaaataaaaaattgccaTAATGAAACTTCCAAAAACATTGCTTAAATGAAAGTCTTTTTGTGTAGTACAGTATCTCAACTCTAGCATATTATTGTTCTCTCCTTTAccatttaaccaaaaaaaaatttttaaagcctttCGGCTACCAAGTGCTCCTATCATGAGAGGTTTTGATTGTTTTTCATGTGTATTCCTGGCTTTTGTATAGTGATAATCTTCTTTGCTTAAAACATCTATACGTAATAATTGTAGAAAATTCaatttttctccagttttcttaatattttcacttTGAGTCTTGTAATTATCCATAATCCAACAACTTTCCCTCTTTTTTGCCAAAACCTGCCTAATGTTACAGTCCTggctttgagatttttctaatctGGTAAATATGTAAATGTCCAGGCATGTTTCTACTTCTCCCAAGTTTGCATTCCCTAGTATTATAGTGAAATTCTTTTCAGACTCTGTTACATCAGTTATGATACTACTGTGGTTATAGTAGTTTAAACTGATCAAGTCTTTTTTTCTCACACAAATATTTTGGTTGCTGAGTGACTGGTGGTTACTTTCAGAgcatgcagaaaaaatattttccgcATCGGCATCCACAATGTTTTTATCATCCTGTAACTTTTGCTTCTTAACATCAGGCCTATTTTGGGAccagtaaatgtttgtgaaatcCCTAACATATGCCTcgtttttgtcattctttttcttcgCTATTTCCTTTAAATAGACAGAGGACATTTTGCTATTTAAATCAGTTGGAAACTCAGGGATACTTATTGTGCTGCCATCTCTAAAATAGCTGGGTTTGGCAATTTCTATGCTGGGCTGGTTTTGAGATTTTGATATATTTGGTGTAGATgttgaaatgttattttcttttttatttgatggCATAACACTGTCAGCTTTACATCTGTTCTTAATATCACGAACTGTTGATTTGGTTTCCTTGCAAAACGTAACATCCAAAAATAAGTATTCTGTCTGTTTTACGTAACTATTGtcttcctgaatattgcctcTCCCTTGGACTAAATACTGTTTTCCATCCGCGTTTTTGACTCCACGTATATCGTGTAGAGAGGCGTTGGGCAGAAGCGAACCGACCTCCACTTCAGCTCTATCACCGCAGTGCGCACTGAAAACCTCTTCGTCACACAGCCCTGCTTCGCAAGACCTTCCGGAAGCCCTCAAACCACAACCAAAACTTTGTGAGGGGAAAGTCTGCGAACAACTGTTCATCTCAAATTTGCCGTTTGGGCATCTCAGATTACATATCTGCTCCCCACTGACTGGCTTCTCCACACACGAGTCTGCGGAGTGATCAAAAATCACATTAGTTGAAACAAGGGGCGTCCTGAAGGGTCTGGGCGACAACTGCCAGACTTTTTCCACCTCGGACAAGCGAGGCACCAAAGGAAGCCTCCACTCCACCTCAAAGGCACTGCCAGGTTCCTTCAGACGGGGCCGCTTACTACTGGGTGGTTGGGAATCAGGGTCCTCGGGAGGCGGTAAAGAGCACCGGAACTCGGCACCCCGCGCCGGGGAGTGCGTGAGCGACATGACAGCGAACTGAGGCGATCTGTCCGAGGTTCCTGTCGGGCCGGTTTTTAGTAGGCTCCGGGTGGCTccgcctcacccccacccctcaagCCCCGGTCACGCCTCTGACACGCCCCCTGAGGCTGGCTTAGGCCCCAGCCTCAAGGAAAGCCCCGCCCTGGACCCGCCCTGGACCCGCCCTGGACCCGCCCCAGAAtccggccccgcccccactctACCGTAAGCCCGCGAGCTCGGGTGGTCTCTCCCTCAAAGTACAACGCGCCCGGGGCCGTTACGTTGTCTATTTTTAGCGCCTCTTGCTGGTGCCTGGACTATAGCGgctctaaatattttcttccctctggTAGAATTAAGGGAAAAgtcagaatctctctctctctccctctctctctcttcgaGAACAGaaacaactttgtttttaaaattctaaaattctgtttACCTCAGAAGCGGCTTCTCCACAGTCGCTCTAGAGCATCTTCTCCAGTGTAGTTTTGTGAGCACCGGACCAAACCGCGCTATGTCTGGAATAACTTTTAAAACGCTCTTAATCATCCCGGTGGCATTTAAAATCAGATTTCCACCTCACTAATAAGGTGTGTGTAGGGGAAAGAAGGGACTGGTATTTAACAATCTgaatattttagggaaaaaatgtgTGGAAATAATTATCCAGATAATTACTAATCTTCACTTTAAAACAGTAGAAAAATCGTTTTCATATGCGCTGTGGGATTTCCTTCCCCAATATTGTGGATAAAATaacttaaagataaaaattatatttcaactaTTCCAGTCATTATAAGCATAAATAATGATACAGTTCCGACTCCTACCTAATAAATTGTGTGGacgttatttttctttctcctctgtcttgagaatatttattatttcaagtcAGTTCTGATTTTTTGTCAATTCCataagaagaaaatgattttcaaaatgtttattttattttattaagaaacatGTGATTACTgttcagtcatcaaaaacctcaATCCCCTTGATGATTGTTTCAAAGTTGGTCAGTTTTATGTTCCCTGGTTAAAATTGTAAGAACCACAATAATGTGCAAGAGGGATACTAATTTTAGAACCCATGGGAGCATATATGGCAAGATATGACTAGCATACTACTTTACATAATAAGATGTTCATCAGCCTCCTGTCTTGTAAATACTCTTAGATATATTGTGATTTCAATTCTGGGTATTTGCTATTACTTTGGCTTGTAAATTCCTCCAGAGAAATGTTTGCTTGAATTTGTAGAAAGCCTTGCATTATAAGCACTTCATCAACACTAACAATAAGAACGTGGCAGTTGTTCAAATTATACATCAGTGAGTTCTCAAAGTGCTACTTCTATGTATCTTGAATCCCATTCCTTTTTTTACCTCAGACTTTCCACAATTCTACATTCCATACTAATGCAATCTGTTCCATGCTTGTGATCAGCCCGTAAGGACTGACTTGCTTAGCTAACAGTGCGCTAACAAAGTATCAGGAACAagctatcttttctttctttttctttctttctctctttctctctttctttctttctttctttctttctttctttcaagtaaactctatccccaatgtggggctcaaggtcatgaccccaagatcaagagctgcatgttcCACCGAGTCAGGGAGGTACCCCAAGAACAACCTTTCTATTAAATCCCATAGCTTTGTGATTCTAGATTGATCTGTAACTTGgtgtttgtttcttcatcttaCTAGTTTTCCAGAAACATACTCTTTTTCAGATCTCCATCACACCATTATTTAAAAACCATGGATTCTTTAAGGACTAGAATtcaaataaaacccagaagtaTTAAATTTAATTCAACAGTTGTTCGAGAACTAGGTCTAAGACCCTGTTAGGTGTACAGAAATGTACAgggtttgttggggttttttttcctatcccaAAGAAACTTCTAgcaatgaagacagaaaaaagaagtctttttCTGCACGTACTTATTTAAACATTGCACTAATGACCACTGTCATTTCAGTCAATGCCTGTTGAAACTATTatgtgtttttgctttattttttaaatgctacctTGAAAACACACTAGTTATAAGTGGGAAATGCAAAAAGTGTAACTCATCAgaatcaaaaatataaatgaggCTTGTTCGAATCTTATCTACCCTTCAAAGCCCATTTCAAATGTCACATATTTCTAATCAACTTACCTGCCTTTTCTTTGACAGCTCCTACCTCCTTAACAACAGTAACCTGAGCTTTAAGGACAGCACCTGCCCTTCCTTTCAGGTTGCTGTCTTATTATAGTCCAgatctgaatgaatgaaagaatgaatgagctcATGAAGTAAACCCCATACTGAAAATATAACACAAGCTCCCCTTAGAGTTAAGTCAGCAATTcactcagtacctcagaatgctTAGTCTTATGTCCTTAGCATGGTATGCCAGATCTTCACAACTAGGTCCTACCTTACGTtttttggcttcatttttttttttttttttttttacaatttgcACTGTGTTGCCAATACCAGGCTGTttgttgttttcttgcttttccaTGCATGTTTTCAatgtccttctctttctccacctgACAAGTTCCTATTCAGCCTTAAAGGGTTCTACTCAAAAGTGACTTCCACTATGAAAGCTGCACCTCCTCCCTACTCTATCCAATCCCTAGGAAGAATGACTTGCACCCTCATCTGTGTTCCtatagaactttatttttaactgtacTATAACCCTCAAAACATCTTACTGTATTGAGTTGTTTACATCCTCTCCACCAGACTCTATGTTAATCAGGACAaagattta
Above is a window of Halichoerus grypus chromosome 10, mHalGry1.hap1.1, whole genome shotgun sequence DNA encoding:
- the RAD51AP2 gene encoding RAD51-associated protein 2: MSLTHSPARGAEFRCSLPPPEDPDSQPPSSKRPRLKEPGSAFEVEWRLPLVPRLSEVEKVWQLSPRPFRTPLVSTNVIFDHSADSCVEKPVSGEQICNLRCPNGKFEMNSCSQTFPSQSFGCGLRASGRSCEAGLCDEEVFSAHCGDRAEVEVGSLLPNASLHDIRGVKNADGKQYLVQGRGNIQEDNSYVKQTEYLFLDVTFCKETKSTVRDIKNRCKADSVMPSNKKENNISTSTPNISKSQNQPSIEIAKPSYFRDGSTISIPEFPTDLNSKMSSVYLKEIAKKKNDKNEAYVRDFTNIYWSQNRPDVKKQKLQDDKNIVDADAENIFSACSESNHQSLSNQNICVRKKDLISLNYYNHSSIITDVTESEKNFTIILGNANLGEVETCLDIYIFTRLEKSQSQDCNIRQVLAKKRESCWIMDNYKTQSENIKKTGEKLNFLQLLRIDVLSKEDYHYTKARNTHEKQSKPLMIGALGSRKALKIFFWLNGKGENNNMLELRYCTTQKDFHLSNVFGSFIMAIFYFHENTSENQKDDNILTWCEIFKDKKQIDIQNLIIKNMNVNRKTMLSIYLQSSVSEPLNSVLKNNIASLLSKFDSLTSVENDSKLEERCIVKWIAHLHYSKNIIEENHTVKLVRILTFSRLLEDMKPMLEKRKLFKTDQVFEKAKKKTINSFRLTTKNKQFPIFETYKKIPLLMDFDDVDEISLTKEIYKNKSCPGQFINEENWAHCSPNAVKTHVKSGSPFIQNNHRYINEKFYEINMYNQDLDTERKQEHTKISSFNFKCVFEDFFNIRQQAIPTNHNLKHSEQTNPRTLTEVLNVGSLLNEVKGKKHDSILKAAVEVTVQSLTNSCQVNKDIKIEKEEKNNFYSMDGMFSMQPVSLMSKKVNVEEIKYVNQNNVADRNEYESVLQDSELANSKYFHPKNDSTECVNHQFETDLSLGNNECFQDLTAECLSTQAQTTVNDFEMKSKFDLVLEELRMFHEITKESKILSAVETNNGQENYFRENSDIEEVKTEIKKDVEMVTVNKICESSLLCDAITCPNMPKRHQSLFEWKAVPDHGEQEVPNEYGCLRTLEEEFYSTSKEDCKKPSSKRPASFSDELEEKFNYLLKGGSNFSHGISRVLPLKTCSRPIRIGLSRKAKLKQLHPYLK